The following are from one region of the Etheostoma spectabile isolate EspeVRDwgs_2016 chromosome 15, UIUC_Espe_1.0, whole genome shotgun sequence genome:
- the LOC116703245 gene encoding mpv17-like protein: MRRFVLKEAAKRFPWLANVTLYGCLFAGGDMVHQLIAQEERMDWKHTRDVAIVAISFHGNFNYFWLRALERRFPGKSAGMVFRKLLLDQSFASPLATSVFYTGVSFLEGKEDILEDWREKFFNTWKTGLMYWPFMQFLNFILMPLHMRTAFMGCCAFLWASFLCFSRQSGDGTAGVALAFVMDPRKTLEEIREARLTRKKETDPRGKTKGGRRREEFDL, from the exons ATGAGGAGATTTGTACTGAAAGAAGCCGCCAAACGATTCCCCTGGCTGGCCAATGTCACTTTGTACGGGTGCTTATTCGCCGGCGGTGACATGGTCCATCAGCTCATAGCTCAGGAGGAGCGCATGGACTGGAAACACACTCGCGACGTGGCCATTGTGGCAATCAGTTTCCATGGAAACTTCAATTACTTCTGGCTGCGAGCCTTGGAGAGGCGTTTCCCTGGAAAGTCCGCCGGGATGGTTTTCCGCAAACTCCTGCTGGACCAAAGCTTCGCGTCGCCTTTGGCCACCAGTGTCTTCTACACAG GAGTGAGCTTCTTGGAGGGTAAGGAGGACATATTGGAAGACTGGAGAGAGAAGTTCTTTAACACCTGGAAG ACTGGACTCATGTACTGGCCATTCATGCAG TTTCTGAACTTTATCCTGATGCCGCTGCACATGCGGACGGCCTTCATGGGCTGCTGCGCCTTCCTCTGGGCCTCCTTCCTGTGCTTCTCCCGGCAGAGCGGGGACGGCACTGCCGGTGTTGCTCTGGCCTTTGTCATGGACCCCCGTAAGACCCTGGAGGAGATACGCGAGGCCCGGCTGACccgaaaaaaggaaacagatcCCAGAGGGAAAACtaaaggagggaggaggagggaggag TTTGACCTGTGA